The Terriglobales bacterium nucleotide sequence TCACCGCCGACAACGGCACGGAGAAGGAGTACTCCATCCCGCGCGGCGTGCACGTCAACGTCCAGGAAGGCGAGCGCGTCCGCGCCGGCGAGCCGCTCATGGACGGCCCCCTCAACCCGCACGACATCCTCGCTGTCCTCGGCGAGAAGGAGCTGCAGGCCTACCTCGTCAACGAGATCCAGGAGGTCTACCGCCTCCAGGGCGTCAACATCTCCGACAAGCACATCGAGGTCATCGTGCGCCAGATGATGCGCTGGGTGAAGGTCGAAGACGTGGGCGACACTGCCTTCCTGCTCGAGCAGCAGGTCGACAAGTTCCGCTTCCGCGAGGAGAACGAGAAGGCCATCCAGAACGGCGGACGCCCGGCGACCGGCCGCCCGCTCCTGCTGGGCATCACCAAGGCCTCGCTCTCCACCGATTCCTTCATCTCCGCGGCGTCGTTCCAGGAGACCACGCGCGTGCTCACCGAAGCCAGCATCCAGGGCGCGGTCGACCACCTGCGCGGCCTCAAGGAGAACGTCATCGTCGGCCGCCTCATCCCCGCAGGCACCGGCATGGAGTACTACCGCAACGTCCGCCTCTCGCCCGAGCTGGAAGAAGCCGCCCAGAAGGTGCAGGAGCAGGTGTCGCGCGAGTACGAGGAAGCCGAACGCGCGCTCGAGATGCTGCGCGCCGAAGGCGAGACCGAGGAACTGGCAGCGGAGTAGTCCACAGTCCACGGTGCACAGTCCACAGTAGTCGGGGCGCGGTGGCTCTCCACCGCGCCTCTTCTTTTGTTTGGGTAGACGCCGGCGACTCGCCGGCGCAAGAACGTGCCGTCGGCTGAAGCCGACTCGGGTCTCGATGCTCTGCGCTTTCCCACCACTCACGTGGTGGGCTTACGAATGGCGTCCCGCTGGCGCGGGACTGGGGCTTGGGCCGGCCGCGAGCGTCGCTTCAGCCAGGCGGTTCCCGTTGCTTTCGGCTAGGCGATGCACGTTGCCTGAGCGAGGCAATTCGCGCGAGCTAGCCCCAGCCCGCAGGGCGGCATTCGTTAGCCCAGCGCGTAAGCGCTGGGTGGGCGCCCAAGAAAGATCCAAAGCCCCTTGAGGGGCGGTACAGGCAAGCGAGGAGGCGAGTCCGAGCGAAAATGGCCGAAACCAACTGACCACTGGCCACTGACCACCGGTCACTACTAGACTATGGCCCCGATGCTCCACTTCCTTCGCCTGCTCCGCCGCGCCATCTGGCGCGCTTTCGAGCACGATTGCTTCGCCATCGCGAAGGCCGCGGCCTACTCTGCCATCCTCACCATCTTCCCCTTGTTCCTGGTCATCGCCGGCGTGCTCGCCGCCTCGCACACCACCGAGAAGTTCCTGAGCGAGATCGCCAACGCCGTCGGCCAGATCATGCCGCCGGGCGCGCGCTCCGCCGCCATGCAGTACTTCGAAGGCGGCCACCACCGGCCCTCGCGCCTGCTCCTCTCCGCCTCCGTCATCACCATCATGGCCGCCTCCGGCGTGATGATCAGCTGGATGGAAGGCTTCCGCAACGCCTACCGCCTGCCGCGCGAGTGGGGCGTGCTCAAGGAGCGCTCGGTCGCGCTGCTGCTCGTGCTGTTCTCGTTCGCTCCCATGACCCTCGCCACCATCCTGGTCGGCTTCGGCAACCAGATCCAGACCTGGCTCATCCAGCACTCCACGCGCGAGATCGGACTCGCTGTGCTCCTGCTCTGGCAGGCCGGCCGCTGGCTCATCTCCACCCTCACGTCCATCGCCGTGCTCTCGCTCATCTACCACTGGGGCATTCCGCGCACCCAGCCCTACTACCGCGTGCTGCCCGGCGCCACGCTGGCCACCGTCTTCTGGTTCACCGCCACCGTCGGATTCGGCTGGTACGTCACGCGCTACGCCAACTACACCGCCATCTACGGCTCGCTGGGCGCCGCCATCGCTCTGCTCGTCTGGACCTACATCGTCTCCATCACCGTGCTCATCGGCGCGGAATTCAACGCGCTCGTCTACCCGCGCATCGTGCTGGAAGACCGCCGCAACGCCGCGCTTGCCATGAACCCGCCCAGTAACCCCGCCGCCGGGAAACCCGCCGCCGTGCGGTAGACTGTACGTTTCCATGGCCATCATCGAACCCATCCATCCGGGCGAGACTTGGACGGAAGGCTCGCCGTATCACGGCCGCCGCCGCGCCAAGATCGTCTGCACCCTCGGCCCGTCCTCCAGCTCCGAGGCCGCCATGCGCGACCTCATGCGGCTCGGCATGGACGTCGCCCGCCTCAACTTCTCCCACGGCACGCACGAAGAGCACGCGCGCGTCATCGAGCGCCTGCGCCGCGTCGCGCAGAAGGAAGGGCGCTCCATCTGCATCCTGCAGGACCTGCAAGGCCCGAAGATGCGCACCGGCCGCTTCAAGAACCGCCTGCCGGTCATGCTCAAGCAGGGCAGCAAGGTCACGCTCACGCCCCGCGACATCCTCGGCACCCCCGCGCTCATCTCCACCACCGTCGACACCCTCGCGCGCGACGTCCAGCCCGGCATGCACATCCTGCTCGCCGACGGCCTGATGGAGCTGCGCGTCCTCGCCATCCGCGGCGACGACGTCGAGACCGAGGTCATCAACGGCGGCCTGCTCGGCGAGCACAAGGGCATCAACATCCCTGGCGCCGCGCTCTCCATGCCCTCCATGACCGAGAAGGACGAGAAGGACCTCGTCTTCGGCCTCAAGCATGGCGTCGACGCCGTCGCCATCTCCTTCATCCGCACCGCCAACGACGTCCTCGCGGTCAAGAAGATCGTCAGGGCGCACGACTCCGACGTCCCCGTCATCGCCAAGCTCGAGAAACCGCAGGCCATCGAGCACCTGGAAGAGATCTTCGACGTCGCCGACGGCGTGATGGTCGCGCGCGGCGACCTCGGCGTCGAGATGCCGCCGGAGAAGGTCCCGGTCATCCAGAAGCACATCATCCGCCGCGCCTCGGAGTGGCGGAAGCCCGTCATCACCGCCACCCAGATGCTCGAGTCCATGATCGAGAACCCGCGGCCGACGCGCGCCGAGGCCTCCGACGTCGCCAACGCCGTCTTCGACGGCACCGACGCCGTCATGCTCTCCGCCGAGACCGCCAGCGGCAAGTACCCGCGCGAGGCCGTCAGCATCATGGCCCGCATCATCGTCGAGACCGAGGAGCACATGGGCGCCAACGGCAAGATGCGCCGCCGCGACCGCCGCCAGCTCTCCATCTCCGAGACCATCTGCGAGTCCATCGCGCACGCCGCCGAGGACCTCGACATGCGCGCCATCGGCGTCTTCACCGCCACCGGCACCACCGCCCGCCCCATCTCCAAGTACCGCCCCAAGGCTCAGATCTACGCCTTCGCGCACGTCCCGACCGTCTGCAACCGCCTCAACCTCTATTGGGGAGTCACCGCCATGCCGTGCAAGCACGCGCCCTCGACCGAGGACATGGTCGAACTGGCGGAGAAGGAACTGGAGCGCGTCCACGCCGTCGCGCCCGGCGACATCCTGGGCATCGTCGCCGGCACGCAGCAGGCCTCCGGCTCCACCAACTTCATGCGCCTGCACGTGGTCGGCTCGCCCGACGGCGCCTCGCCGCCGGGCGCGAAAGAGCGCCGCCGCGCCCCGCGCATCCGCCCCGCCGGCGCCCGCAAACGCTAGCTACTTCCTGCCTTTGACGACCGCGACCGCGGCGTCGAAGGCCGCGCCGCACGCGCTCGACACCTTCGCGTCGCTCGCGTCGCGCACGTCCTTGTACTTCGCCGCCAGCGCCACCCAGCCCGTTTTCGAGCCGTAGACGCACTGCCGGATCTCGAGCGGCTTCATCCGGCCGCCCTCGCCGCAGTTCACGCGCTCCACCCACAGGTCTTCCAGGCTGGTGTTGGTCAGCGTCACGCGCATGTCCTTCGCCGGGTCGTTCGAGTCCATCCGCTCTTCAAAGACGGTCAGGCTGTTGGTCGCGTCGCTGCACGCCGGCGAGTAGATCTCGCCCTGCCCGACCTTGCGGCTCACCGGCATCGCCCCGATGTTCGCCGTGATCGCGCCCTGCGGCTCTTTCTCCGGCTGGCTCGTCTGCGGCGCGCTCGGCTTCGGCGCGCGCGCCGTCGCCGCCTCCACCGTGAAGTCCGCGTCCGGTATCTGCGGATCGAAGTCCAGCTTGGTCAGCGTCTCGGTCTCGGTCCACGGGTTCAGCGTCGAGGTGTTCCGCGTGACCTTCTGGAACGGCACCATCAGTCCGCTGATGTTCCGGAAGTCGCTCCACTCCTCCGTCGTGCTCAGGATCACGCCGCTCTGCTTGCGCTGCACCAGCGTGTAGTCCCGGGCGTCGAGCCACTCGTCGTAGTTCCCGACGTCGTCCATCGCCAGCAGGTGGATGGTGGGCTTGCCGTTCAGCTTCTCGCGCCCCACCAGCCGCACCTTCTCCACCGTCGCACTTTTTGACGGCGAGATCATGCACATCGCGATCACGCTGTCGTTGTAACGCTCCGGCGAGCGCCGCTTCATCTCGCCCGACTTGTCGGTCTCCACGCGGAAGGTCGCGGTGTTGATGACCAGCGTCCCGGCGGTCTCCCACCGGATGCGGTCCGGCTCCTTCGCCTGGCAGGCGTCGGAGTACGGCGCGTCGCCCTCGCGGGTCACGCGCCGCGTCACCCGGATCTCGTCCAGCCCGCGCAGCTTCTCGCGCCCATAGGCGCCCATGCCCTGCGCCTCGCGATGGTTCGTCAGGATCTCGGCCAGCCCCCTCGGCTGTTTCCACCGCCGCGCGCGCTGCGCCGCCGTCTCGCCGAAGCTCATCTGCGCGAGGCATGCGACCACCACCGCCAAAGAAAAGAGAAGACGTGTAGTTTTCATAGGATTTCAGTTGGTTGGGGAGAGCCGGAATATACCACGGCGGGAAACCCGAGAAAACTTAGAAGGTAGGCGCCGGCGACTCGCCGGCGCAAATCGGCAATCGGCAATCGTCAAGCGGCGATCAGTTCACCCAGCCGCCCTTGCCTTCGCCGTTGCCCTTGCCGGGCTTCTCGTCCGCCGGCGGGATGTAGTTGCCGTACTCGTCGAACTTCACGTCGCGGTCGTGCTCGCGCATGTAGACCTCGAACTTGCGCGCCGCCCTCCGGCGCTTCCAGCGGTAGTAGGCGTTCTTCCAGCGCGCGAACAGGCCCTCTTTCGGCGCCATTCGCGTGGCGGTTCCGAACCCGCGGTCGGAGAGCCCGCGCCCCACGCCCGCCGCCGGCCGGCGCGCTGTCGCGCCGTGGAAGAACTTGATGTAGACGAACCCGGCGATCAGCCCGCCCAGCTGGCCGAGGTTCAGCAGCCCGCCCGGGCCGCTCACGGCCATCAGCAGGGCGATGATCAGCGTCACTCCCGCCAGGTACTTCGCCTTCATGAAGAAGGGAAGCGGGAACATCATGAACTCCATCTCGCCGAACAGGATGCCGAACGCGATCAGGAAGCCGAGGTAGACGCCCGCCACGCCGCCCATCGCCATCTCGGGGGCGTTCGGCACGATGCCCGAGTACGCCATCGCGATCGTCCCGGCGGCCGCGCCCAGTGAGCAAATGGCGTAGTAGCGCACCAGCCAGCGCGTCCCGTAGCTCGACTCCAGCATCGCTCCCAGGAACCAGATGATGAGCATGCCGAAGATCAGTGCGAGCAGCGACAGGTTGACGAACGAATAGGTCGCGACCTGCCACACCCAGCCGCGCACGGCCAGCGCCGGCACCAGCAGCAGGAACTTCTCCATCAGCCGCGCCAGCGGCTCGCCCGCCGGCGCCATCCCCAGCACCGCGTGGACGAAGTACACCACCACGTTGATCCCGATGATCCACTTCACCGCCCGCGTGAACGGCGGGAAGCTCAGCGTCATCCCGCCTCCGCCTCCACCACCGGACATCATTCTTCGCGTCGTCATGCTGCTACTTCTTCTCCTCGGGCTTCTTCTCCGCCGCCGCCGGCTGCTGCGGCCGCGGGAGCGCCGACCCGATCTTCGGCGTCGGGACCACCGGCAGGCTCCTGTGGCCCTGCTTGTCCACCGCGCGCACCGCGAACACCACGTTGTCCTTCGAGCGCTTCAGCGTCGCCTGGGTTGCGTTGCCGGCCTGCTCCACGTTCTCCCACTCCGCCGCCGTGGTGGGGCGCCACAGCACCTCGTAGCTGGTCGCTCCGGTCGAGGGCTCCCACACCAGCGAGGTGTCGTTCTCCA carries:
- the pyk gene encoding pyruvate kinase; this encodes MAIIEPIHPGETWTEGSPYHGRRRAKIVCTLGPSSSSEAAMRDLMRLGMDVARLNFSHGTHEEHARVIERLRRVAQKEGRSICILQDLQGPKMRTGRFKNRLPVMLKQGSKVTLTPRDILGTPALISTTVDTLARDVQPGMHILLADGLMELRVLAIRGDDVETEVINGGLLGEHKGINIPGAALSMPSMTEKDEKDLVFGLKHGVDAVAISFIRTANDVLAVKKIVRAHDSDVPVIAKLEKPQAIEHLEEIFDVADGVMVARGDLGVEMPPEKVPVIQKHIIRRASEWRKPVITATQMLESMIENPRPTRAEASDVANAVFDGTDAVMLSAETASGKYPREAVSIMARIIVETEEHMGANGKMRRRDRRQLSISETICESIAHAAEDLDMRAIGVFTATGTTARPISKYRPKAQIYAFAHVPTVCNRLNLYWGVTAMPCKHAPSTEDMVELAEKELERVHAVAPGDILGIVAGTQQASGSTNFMRLHVVGSPDGASPPGAKERRRAPRIRPAGARKR
- a CDS encoding YihY/virulence factor BrkB family protein — protein: MAPMLHFLRLLRRAIWRAFEHDCFAIAKAAAYSAILTIFPLFLVIAGVLAASHTTEKFLSEIANAVGQIMPPGARSAAMQYFEGGHHRPSRLLLSASVITIMAASGVMISWMEGFRNAYRLPREWGVLKERSVALLLVLFSFAPMTLATILVGFGNQIQTWLIQHSTREIGLAVLLLWQAGRWLISTLTSIAVLSLIYHWGIPRTQPYYRVLPGATLATVFWFTATVGFGWYVTRYANYTAIYGSLGAAIALLVWTYIVSITVLIGAEFNALVYPRIVLEDRRNAALAMNPPSNPAAGKPAAVR
- a CDS encoding rhomboid family intramembrane serine protease, with translation MTTRRMMSGGGGGGGMTLSFPPFTRAVKWIIGINVVVYFVHAVLGMAPAGEPLARLMEKFLLLVPALAVRGWVWQVATYSFVNLSLLALIFGMLIIWFLGAMLESSYGTRWLVRYYAICSLGAAAGTIAMAYSGIVPNAPEMAMGGVAGVYLGFLIAFGILFGEMEFMMFPLPFFMKAKYLAGVTLIIALLMAVSGPGGLLNLGQLGGLIAGFVYIKFFHGATARRPAAGVGRGLSDRGFGTATRMAPKEGLFARWKNAYYRWKRRRAARKFEVYMREHDRDVKFDEYGNYIPPADEKPGKGNGEGKGGWVN